The following proteins are co-located in the Bacteroidota bacterium genome:
- a CDS encoding NAD-dependent epimerase/dehydratase family protein gives MTGGRGFVAHHTIPLIEEAGYEVFCFDLVDGQDICRAGDLRDVLEPGCKVLNLAAVSRFLHADEDPPEAYRVNVGGVAVLFGVAQEVGVERVVHASSGSVYMPVWNTPITEDHPVIGSNSHYSRSKALGEEIIGRYHVPHVVLRYSHLYGPLKWHGGLIDSFLTRIARGAAPVLYGGPQSNDFAYVEDIARANLLALETEHIDQRFNIGTGEATTTDEAVAILAELTGYRGEVDRRPIRPFDPMRFVLDISKARRLLGFEPRWSFRAGLEHMLQAEGRRAP, from the coding sequence GTGACAGGCGGGCGGGGTTTTGTGGCGCACCACACCATCCCGCTGATCGAGGAGGCTGGTTACGAGGTCTTCTGCTTCGACCTGGTAGACGGACAGGACATCTGCCGGGCGGGCGACCTCCGAGACGTGCTCGAGCCAGGATGCAAGGTGCTCAATCTCGCCGCGGTGTCTCGGTTCCTGCACGCCGACGAGGACCCTCCGGAAGCGTACCGCGTCAACGTCGGCGGCGTCGCCGTCCTCTTCGGCGTCGCCCAGGAGGTCGGGGTGGAGAGGGTGGTCCACGCCTCGAGCGGAAGCGTCTACATGCCGGTGTGGAACACGCCGATCACCGAGGACCACCCGGTCATCGGCTCGAACAGTCACTACAGCCGATCGAAGGCACTCGGAGAGGAGATAATCGGCCGCTACCATGTGCCCCACGTCGTGCTCCGCTACTCACACCTCTACGGGCCGCTCAAGTGGCACGGTGGACTGATCGACAGCTTCCTCACGCGCATCGCACGCGGCGCGGCTCCGGTTCTCTACGGTGGACCGCAGTCGAATGACTTCGCCTACGTCGAGGACATCGCTCGGGCAAACCTGCTTGCACTCGAGACCGAGCACATCGACCAACGGTTCAACATCGGCACCGGCGAGGCGACTACGACCGACGAGGCCGTCGCCATCCTCGCGGAGCTGACCGGCTACCGTGGCGAGGTGGACCGACGGCCCATTCGTCCCTTCGATCCCATGCGGTTCGTGCTCGACATCTCCAAGGCCAGGCGGCTGCTCGGGTTCGAGCCGCGTTGGAGCTTCCGCGCAGGTCTGGAACACATGCTCCAGGCCGAGGGGAGGAGAGCTCCATGA